The Lysobacter oculi genomic sequence GGGCCGTGCGCGGTGCATCGCCGCAGTTTCTCGCCGATCCGCCAGCGCGACCTGTTCGCCGCATCCACATAAGCCTGGTCGGGCTGCGCGGCATCGGTGCCCGAACCGCCGGCGACGGAGCTCCAGGCCCCACTGGACCGAGCTCTGAGCTCAGTGGACGGAGCTCTGGACTCAGTGAACCGAGCTCTGGAACTCAGCGGACTGAGCCCTGGACCTCAGTGAACCGAGCTCTGGACCTCAGCGGACTGAGCCCTGGACCTCAGTGAACTGAGCATTGGACTCAGTGGACCGAGCTCTGGACTCAGTGGACCGAGCCCTGGAACTCAGTGAACCGGGCGCTGAGCCTCCGCCACCGGCACGCAAGGGCCGTGCGGTCCAGGGCCGAGGGGCCCGGGCCGGCGTTCAATCCCCACGACACGCGCCCTGACACCTCGCTCAAGCCCATTCGCAGTCGGCCGGTGAGACCGGGCGATGGGATAATCCCCGTTCACTCGCACAGGCCGCCCATGACCGCTCGCTTCGCCCACCTGCAATTGCACAGCGAGTATTCGCTGGCCGATTCCACCCTCCGCATCAAGGAGCTGGTGGACGCGGCGGTGAAGCGTGGCATCCCGGCGCTGGCCATCACCGACCGCAACAACCTGTTCGCGCTGGTGAAGTTCTTCAAGGCGGCGGAAGCGGCGGGCATCAAGCCGATCGCCGGCGCCGACCTCGCCATCGCGCTGCCGGGCGAGCCGGTCAGCTGGCTCACCCTGCTCTGCCGCGACAACGGCGGCTACAAGGCGCTGTCGCGACTGATCTCGCGGGCGTGGATGGAAGGCCACCGCAACGACGGCGTGGCCATCGCGCCGCAGTGGCTGGACGAGGAAGACCTGTCCGGGCTGATCGCCATCGCCGGGCGCGCCTCGCAGGCCGGCGCGCTGCTGGCGCAGAACCGCCACGACGCCGCCGAGGACGCGCTGCGTGCGATGCAGGCGCGTTTCGGTGACCGGCTCAACCTCGCCATCGCCCGCAACGGGCGCGAGGGCGAGGAGGCGTTCAACGGCTTCGCCATGGCGATGTCGTCGAAACTCGGCATCCCGCTGGTCGCCGGCAACGATGTGCGCTTCCTCGATGCCGAAGGCTTCGACGCCCATGAGGCACGCGTCTGCATCGCCTCCGGCCGCGTGCTGGACGATCCCAAGCGCCCGCGCGACTACACAGACCAGCAGTACCTGAAATCCGCCGACGAGATGGCCGCGCTGTTCGCCGACGCGCCCGACGCGCTGGACAACACGCTGCGGCTGGCCGAGCGCTGCAACGCCAGCCTCAACCTCGGCACCTATTACCTGCCCGACTTCCCGGTGCCGGACGAGCACACGCTGGAAAGCTGGATCCGCACGCAGGCCGCCGAAGGCCTCGCCGCGCGGCTGGAAAAACAGCCGCTCTCGCCCGGCAAGACCCGCGACGAATACGACGCCCGCCTGACCCGCGAGCTGGACGTGATCATCCAGATGGGCTTCCCCGGCTACTTCCTGATCGTGGCCGACTTCATCAACTGGGGCAAAGCGCACGGCATCCCGGTCGGGCCGGGGCGCGGTTCCGGCGCCGGTTCGCTGGTGGCGTGGGCGCTGGGCATCACCGACCTCGACCCGCTGCCCTACGACCTGCTGTTCGAGCGCTTCCTCAACCCCGAACGCGTGTCGATGCCGGACTTCGACATCGACTTCTGCATGGACCGCCGCGACGAGGTGATCGACTACGTCGCGCGCAAATACGGCCGCGAGCGCGTCAGCCAGATCATCACCTACGGTACGATGGCGGCGAAGGCCGTGGTGCGCGATGCCGGCCGCGTGCTCGGCTTCCCCTACGGCTTCGTCGATGGCATTGCGAAGCTGGTGCCGATGACCCTCGGCGTGGGGCTGGAAGACGCGCTGGGCCGCACCGACAAATCGCGCAAGGACGATGCCTGGCGCAGCGACGAACTGATCGCCCGCTACCGCGACGAGGACGATGTCCGCGACCTGCTCGACCTCGCCCTGCAGCTGGAAGACCTGACCCGCAACGCCGGCAAGCACGCCGGCGGCGTGGTGATCGCGCCGGAGCCGCTGGCCGAGTTCTGCCCGCTGTTCGCCGAACACGATGTCGAAGGCCTGGGCAAGAACCCGGTGACCCAGTTCGACAAGGACGACGTGGAAGCGATCGGCCTGGTCAAGTTCGACTTCCTCGGCCTGCGCACGCTGACCATCATCGACTGGGCGGTGAAGGCGATCAACGCGCGCCGCGAACGCGCGGGCGAGCCGCCGCTCGACATCGCCGCCCTGCCGCTGGACGACACCGCGACCTACGAGCTGTTCGCGCGCGGCGACACCGTGGCGGTGTTCCAGTTCGAATCGCGCGGCATGCGCGAGCTGCTGAAACGCGCCCTGCCCGACCGCTTCGAAGACCTGATCGCGCTGGTGTCGCTGTACCGCCCCGGCCCGATGGACCTGATCCCCGACTTCATCGAGCGCAAGCATGGGCGCGCGGAAGTCCAGTACCCGCATGCCCTGCTGGAACCGGTGCTGTCGCCGACCTACGGCGTGGTGGTGTACCAGGAACAGGTGATGCAGACCGCGCAGATCCTGGCCGGCTACTCGCTCGGCGGCGCCGACCTGCTGCGCCGCGCGATGGGCAAGAAGAAAGTCGAGGAGATGGCGAAGGAGCGCGCCAAGTTCGAGGCCGGCGCGCAGGCCACGCACGACATCGCGCCCAGGATCGCGGGACCGATCTTCGACCTGCTGGAGAAGTTCGCCGGCTACGGCTTCAACAAATCGCACGCCGCCGCCTACGCGCTGGTCAGCTACCAGACCGCGTGGCTGAAGACGCATTACCCGGCGGAGTTCATGGCGGCGGTGCTGTCGTCGGACATGGACAACACCGACAAGGTGGTCGGCTTCTTGGACGAAGCGCGGGCGATCGAGCTCACCGTGCTGCCGCCGGACGTCAACGCATCGGCCTACATGTTCGAGGCGGTGGACCCGAAGACGCTCCGCTACGGCCTGGGCGCGGTGAAGGGCGTCGGCCGCGGCGCCTGCGAGGCGATCGTCGATGCGCGCGAGAGGGAAGGCGCGTTCACCGACCTGCTCGATTTCTGCAAGCGGGTGGAGTCGAACAAGCTCAACCGGCGCACGCTGGAAGCGCTGATCCACGCCGGGGCGCTGGATGCGCTCGGCAACAACCGGCCCTCCCTGCTGCTGCAGCTGCCCGAGGCGCTGAAAGCCTGCGAGCAACTGGCCCGCGAGCGCGAGGCCGGCCAGGTCTCGCTGTTCGGCGCGGTGGAATCGGCAGCACCGGCATTGCACATCGAACTGCCGCAGACCCATGACTGGCCGCTGGCGGAAAAGCTGCGGCACGAGCGCGAGACGCTGGGCTTCTACCTCTCCGGCCACCCGATGGACCCGTACCGCGACGACCTCACCGGCGTCACCGGCTTCCACCTTGGCCAGCTGGAGAAGATCTGGAGCGAGCGCGCCGAGGACGAGAAGCGCGGCTGGCGGCCGGAGAAAACCGTGGTGCTGGCCGGCCAGGTCACCGGCATGCGCCGCAAGGGCGAGTCGCAGGCCTTCGTGCAGGTGGAAGACGGGCGCGGACGCATCGAGTGCGCCTTCTTCGCCGAGACCTTCACCGAATACGCCGCGCTGCTGACCCGCGACCGCATCCTGATCATCGAAGGCGGCCTGCGCGAGGACGAATTCTCCGGCGGCTTCAGCCTGCGCGCGCGGCGCTGCTGGGATTACAGCCAGGTCTGCGGCAGCCATGCGCTGCGGCTGGCGCTGCGGCTGGACCTGCGCGTGCCCGGCGCGATGGAGGCGGTCGATGCCGTCCTCGACAAGCACCGCCCCGGCCCGACGCCGGTCCGCTTCGAACTGCTGCGCGAAGGCGCGGCCGGCCAGCTGGAGCTCAACGGCAGCCACGGCATCCGCATCGACCAGGACCTGGCCGCCACGCTCCGTGCCCAGCCCGGCGTGCGCACGGTGAAGCTGGCGCTGGGCAAGCCCTGGACCTGAACCGGCAGCCCGCCTTCGACATGAACATGCCGTATGGGCGGTTTCGCGGCTTCCGCTAGACTGGCCGCCTTGCCCGGCAGGCCCGGGCCCGAAATTCCGGCATCAAGCAGCGAATGAACCCGAACTATCTCGATTTCGAGCAACCCATCGCCGACCTGGAAGCCAAGATCCAGGAGCTGCGCCAGGCCAGCGACGGCCAGGCCGTCAACATCGACACCGAGGTCCGCGCCCTGCAGGACAAGCTGCGCCAGCGTACGGCGCACATCTTCCGCGATCTGTCGCCGTGGCAGGTCTCGCAGATGTCGCGGCACCCGGCGCGGCCCTACACCAACGACTACATCAAGATCATGACCAGCGAGTTCCAGGAACTCGCCGGCGACCGCGCGTATTCCAACGACGCCGCCATCGTCGGCGGGCTGGGCCGCATCGACGGCCGCAGCGTGATGATCATCGGCCACCAGAAGGGCCGCGACACCAAGACCAAGGTGCGCCGCAACTTCGGCATGCCGCGGCCCGAGGGCTACCGCAAGGCGCTGCGCCTGATGAAGATGGCCGAGCGCTTCAAGCTGCCGATCATCACCTTCATCGACACGCCCGGCGCCTACCCCGGCATCGGCGCCGAGGAACGCGGCCAGAGCGAGGCCATCGCCCGCAACCTGCTGGAAATGGCCGAGCTGCGCGTGCCGATCATCTGCAACGTGGTGGGCGAAGGCGGTTCCGGCGGCGCGCTGGCGATCGGCGTGGGCGACGTGACCAACATCCTCGAATACGCCACCTATTCGGTGATCTCGCCGGAAGGATGCGCGTCGATCCTGTGGAAGGACGCCGCCAAGGCCAAGGATGCCGCCGAGCAGATGGGCATCACCGCCAAGCGGCTGAAGTCGCTCGGGCTGGTCGACAAGGTGGTGCGCGAGCCGATCGGCGGCGCCCATCGCAACCCGCTGCAGATGGGCAAGCGGCTCAAGGCCGTGATCCTCAACGAGCTGGACGCGCTGGAAAAGCTGCCGGTCGCGCAGCTGATCGACCAGCGTTACGCGCGCCTGCGCGGCTACGGCGCCTACGCCTGACCGCGACGCGATGACCCGCGACGCCACCGCAGCCGTGTCGCGCGCGGTGGCCGCCGGACCCGACGGCGAAGCCCCCGGAACGATCCTCGCCGGCTGCAGCGGCGGGCTGGATTCCACCGTCCTGCTGCATGCGCTGGCCCAGGCGCATCCCGGCCGCGTGCGTGCCGTCCACGTCCACCACGGCCTGCATGCGGATGCGGATGCGTGGGCGTCCCGGTGCGAGGCGTTCTGCGCATCGCTGCGGGTGCCGTTGCAGGTGATCCGGGTGACGGTGGTGGATGTCGATGCCGGCCCGGAAGCCGCCGCGCGTGCCGCCCGCCACCGCGCCTTCCTCGATGCGATGCAACCCGGCGACTGGCTGGCGCTGGCCCATCACCGCGATGACCAGGCCGAGACCTTCCTGCTGCGCGCGCTGCGCGGCGCCGGGCCGGATGGGTTGGCCTCGATGCGGCCACTGCGGCCGTTCGGGCCGGGCCTGATGTGGCGGCCGCTGCTGGACCTGCCGCGCGCCGACCTGCTGGCCTACGCGCAGGCGTCCGACCTGCGCTGGATCGAAGACCCGTCCAACGCGTCATCGGACTTCGACCGCAACTTCCTGCGCAACACGGTGATGCCGCTGCTGCAGCAACGCTGGCCGCAGGCGGACGCCATGTTCGCGCAGTCGGCCCGCATGAACCGGCAGGCCCGCACCCTGCTCGATGCCGAAGACGAAGCCGCCCTCGCCCGCCTGCGCCACGGCCTGCCCGTCGATGAACTCGACGCCGATGCCCTGCGCGTCCTGCCCCCGGAGCGGCGCGCCCGCGTGCTGCGGCGGTGGATGCGCCAACTCGGATTGCCGCCGTTGCCGGCAGCCGCACTCACGCGCATCGAAGACGAGGTGCTGCAGGCCCGCGCCGATGCCGAACCGCGCGTCGAATGGGCCGGCGCCTGCATCGAAGGCTGGAAGCACCGGCTGCGGGCGGGCGCATCATCGCCCGCGCTTCCGCCGGACTGGCAGGCGGTCTGGGATGGCCGTGCGCCGCTGTCGCTGCCCGAAGGCAGCGTCCTCAGCCTCGAAGGCAGCGCAGGTTTCGACACGCCTCTGCAGGTCCGCGCACGAATGGGCGGCGAGCGCATCGACCTGCCGCATCGCACGCACTCGCACGCACTGAAACATGTGCTGCAGGACGCGTGGATGCCGCCGTGGATCCGCCGCCGGTTGCCGCTGCTGGTGGATGCGGACAGCGGGCAGCTCATCGCCGCCGGCACGATGCTCTCGCGCCATTTCGCCGGCCGCGCGCAGGCGCCGGATGCCCGGCTGCATTGGCATCTGGCGTAAACTCGGCCCATGGCACGCAAGACTCCCGACAAGGACGCGACGGCCTCGCCGGTCGCCGATTTCGAGCACTCCCTGGACGCGCTCGAGCAGCTGGTGGACCGCATGGAAACCGGCGAACTGTCGCTGGAGGAATCGCTGGCCGCCTACGAACGCGGCGTCGGGCTGTACCGCCGCTGCCAGACCGCGCTGGAACAGGCCGAGCTGCGCGTGCGCCTGCTCTCCGACCCGCAGGACCCGTCCAGCGCCGAACCCTTCGACGACGCCGATGCCTGACCGCGACACAGTGACCGCGCGCCTCGCCGCTTGGCAGGCGCGCATCGAAGCCGCGCTCGACCGCGTGCTGCCTTCGCCCGACACCGAACCCGCCCGCCTGCACGCCGCGATGCGCCACGCCGCGCTCAACGGCGGCAAGCGCATCCGCCCGGCGCTGGTGTACGCGACCGGCGTGGCATTCGGGCTGGAGGATGCGGCGCTCGACGACGCCGCGCTCGCCGTCGAGCTGGTCCACTGCTACTCGCTGGTCCACGACGACCTGCCGGCGATGGACGACGACGACCTGCGCCGCGGCCAGCCCACCGTGCACATCGCCTTCGACGAGGCCACCGCGATCCTGGCCGGTGATGCGCTGCAGACGCTCGCCTTCGCGCGCATCGCCGACGCGCCGCTGGGTGACGCCACCCGCGTCGCCCTGCTGCGCGAACTGGCGCAGGCCTCCGGCGCGGCCGGCATGTGCGGCGGCCAGGCACTCGACATCGACGCCACCGGCCGCCGCATCGACATCACCCGACTCGAACGCCTGCACGCGATGAAAACCGGGGCGCTGCTGCGTGCCTCGGTGCGGATGGGCGCGATCGCCGCCGGCGCCGGCGAGGCCGAACGCATCGCGCTGGACCGCTATGCCGACGCGCTCGGGCTGGCCTTCCAGATCCGTGACGACCTGCTCGACATCGAAGGCGACAGCGCCACGCTCGGCAAGACCGCCGGCAAGGACATCGCGCAGGACAAGGCGACCTTCCCGGCATTGATCGGCGTGGAGGCCTCGCGCGCGCGGCTGGCCACGCTCGCCGGCACCATGCACGACGCGCTGGCCGCATTGCCCGGCGACACCGATGCGCTGGCGGCACTCGCACGCCGGGTCATCGAACGCGAAAACTGAGCCGCCACCGGCTTTCCATCGCCCATGAAAAAGCGCGACAGCCGAAGCTGCCGCGCCCGTTTTCAACCACGCTTACTTGAGCAGGCGGATGGTCAGCGGATAGCGGTAGGGCTGGCCGTCGTAAGCCTTGATCGCGGCGATGATGGTGAAGATCAGCCAGGCCAGGCCCAGGATGATCCATATCGGCAACGCCACCAGGATGCCGATGCCGAGGGTGAACACGACCAGCAGGATCGAGGCGACCGCGTACAGGAACATGCTCAGGTTGAAGTTGAAGGCTTCCTTGGCGTGCTCGGCGGCGAAGGCCGAACGGTCACGCACCAGGAACCACACGACCAGCGCGGCGGCGGCACCGGCGATGCCGGCGAACCAACTGGTCAGCAAGGCGGCCAGCAACGCGCCGACATGGGCACCGGCGGCCCAGAGGCGGTCGTCCTGACTCACTGCGGAGGGCGCCGGAGGCGGCAGGGTGTCGTCAATCGTCATGCGAGGGCTCCCGATGGGTTCCCTTTCAATATCGGGACGCAGGCGCCGCATCGCAAGTGAACTGAAGTCATGCCGCGCTGGAACGAAAATGCCCGGCAGGTTTCCCGGCCGGGCATCGCATTCACGCCGTTGCGGTCAGTTGATCACGCGCAGCGCGAAGGGATAGCGGTAGGCCACGCCCTCGTTGGCTTTCAGGCCGGCCAGGATGCACAGCACCAGGTTGGCGATCATGATCACCGGGATCAGCAGCAGGCCGATCAGGATCACCGACAGCGCGCTGGCGACGATGTAGGCGATGGTCACGGTGATCTGGAAGTTCAGCGCCTCTTTCGCCTGGTCGTTGACGAAGGCCTTCTCCGGCTTGTCCTTGTTGATCAGCCAGATGACCAGCGGGCCGATGAAGGCGGTGAGGATGCCGAGCAGGTGCGCGAGCATCGCCATGGTGCGGTCGTCGGACGACACGGCGGAGGAGGTTTCGAAGGGTTGGTTCATGGGTGCAGGGTCCATTTGCGTTGGGGGAAATCCGCCGCCGACTTTAACGTGCGGCGACGACATCCACCATCCACATGCCCCTGGATGGCGCGCCGGTCAACTGCCGGCGACGGTCATCTGGCCGACCAGGATGGAACCGGTGCGGATGTGCGAACGCGGGTCGATGTCGCCGCCGACGGCCTCGATCGCGCCGAACATCGTGCGCAGGTTGCCGGCGATGGTGATGCCGTCCACCGGATAGGCGATCTCGCCGTTCTCGACCATGAAGCCCGCCGCGCCGCGCGAATAATCGCCGGTGATCAGGTTGGTGCCCTGCCCCATCAATTCGGTGACCAGCAACGCGCGCGACTGGCCGCGCAGCAGCGCATCGAGACCGGGCGCATTGGCCGTGACTTCGAGGTTGTGGACGCCGCCCGCGTTCGCCGTGCTGGCGAGGCCGAGCTTGCGCGCCGAGTAGCTGCCGAGCACGTAACGCTGGACGATGCCGCCTTCGACCAGATGCGAGCGCCGCGTCGCCACGCCTTCGGCATCGAACGCGGCGG encodes the following:
- the dnaE gene encoding DNA polymerase III subunit alpha yields the protein MTARFAHLQLHSEYSLADSTLRIKELVDAAVKRGIPALAITDRNNLFALVKFFKAAEAAGIKPIAGADLAIALPGEPVSWLTLLCRDNGGYKALSRLISRAWMEGHRNDGVAIAPQWLDEEDLSGLIAIAGRASQAGALLAQNRHDAAEDALRAMQARFGDRLNLAIARNGREGEEAFNGFAMAMSSKLGIPLVAGNDVRFLDAEGFDAHEARVCIASGRVLDDPKRPRDYTDQQYLKSADEMAALFADAPDALDNTLRLAERCNASLNLGTYYLPDFPVPDEHTLESWIRTQAAEGLAARLEKQPLSPGKTRDEYDARLTRELDVIIQMGFPGYFLIVADFINWGKAHGIPVGPGRGSGAGSLVAWALGITDLDPLPYDLLFERFLNPERVSMPDFDIDFCMDRRDEVIDYVARKYGRERVSQIITYGTMAAKAVVRDAGRVLGFPYGFVDGIAKLVPMTLGVGLEDALGRTDKSRKDDAWRSDELIARYRDEDDVRDLLDLALQLEDLTRNAGKHAGGVVIAPEPLAEFCPLFAEHDVEGLGKNPVTQFDKDDVEAIGLVKFDFLGLRTLTIIDWAVKAINARRERAGEPPLDIAALPLDDTATYELFARGDTVAVFQFESRGMRELLKRALPDRFEDLIALVSLYRPGPMDLIPDFIERKHGRAEVQYPHALLEPVLSPTYGVVVYQEQVMQTAQILAGYSLGGADLLRRAMGKKKVEEMAKERAKFEAGAQATHDIAPRIAGPIFDLLEKFAGYGFNKSHAAAYALVSYQTAWLKTHYPAEFMAAVLSSDMDNTDKVVGFLDEARAIELTVLPPDVNASAYMFEAVDPKTLRYGLGAVKGVGRGACEAIVDAREREGAFTDLLDFCKRVESNKLNRRTLEALIHAGALDALGNNRPSLLLQLPEALKACEQLAREREAGQVSLFGAVESAAPALHIELPQTHDWPLAEKLRHERETLGFYLSGHPMDPYRDDLTGVTGFHLGQLEKIWSERAEDEKRGWRPEKTVVLAGQVTGMRRKGESQAFVQVEDGRGRIECAFFAETFTEYAALLTRDRILIIEGGLREDEFSGGFSLRARRCWDYSQVCGSHALRLALRLDLRVPGAMEAVDAVLDKHRPGPTPVRFELLREGAAGQLELNGSHGIRIDQDLAATLRAQPGVRTVKLALGKPWT
- a CDS encoding acetyl-CoA carboxylase carboxyltransferase subunit alpha, with the translated sequence MNPNYLDFEQPIADLEAKIQELRQASDGQAVNIDTEVRALQDKLRQRTAHIFRDLSPWQVSQMSRHPARPYTNDYIKIMTSEFQELAGDRAYSNDAAIVGGLGRIDGRSVMIIGHQKGRDTKTKVRRNFGMPRPEGYRKALRLMKMAERFKLPIITFIDTPGAYPGIGAEERGQSEAIARNLLEMAELRVPIICNVVGEGGSGGALAIGVGDVTNILEYATYSVISPEGCASILWKDAAKAKDAAEQMGITAKRLKSLGLVDKVVREPIGGAHRNPLQMGKRLKAVILNELDALEKLPVAQLIDQRYARLRGYGAYA
- the tilS gene encoding tRNA lysidine(34) synthetase TilS → MTRDATAAVSRAVAAGPDGEAPGTILAGCSGGLDSTVLLHALAQAHPGRVRAVHVHHGLHADADAWASRCEAFCASLRVPLQVIRVTVVDVDAGPEAAARAARHRAFLDAMQPGDWLALAHHRDDQAETFLLRALRGAGPDGLASMRPLRPFGPGLMWRPLLDLPRADLLAYAQASDLRWIEDPSNASSDFDRNFLRNTVMPLLQQRWPQADAMFAQSARMNRQARTLLDAEDEAALARLRHGLPVDELDADALRVLPPERRARVLRRWMRQLGLPPLPAAALTRIEDEVLQARADAEPRVEWAGACIEGWKHRLRAGASSPALPPDWQAVWDGRAPLSLPEGSVLSLEGSAGFDTPLQVRARMGGERIDLPHRTHSHALKHVLQDAWMPPWIRRRLPLLVDADSGQLIAAGTMLSRHFAGRAQAPDARLHWHLA
- a CDS encoding exodeoxyribonuclease VII small subunit, which translates into the protein MARKTPDKDATASPVADFEHSLDALEQLVDRMETGELSLEESLAAYERGVGLYRRCQTALEQAELRVRLLSDPQDPSSAEPFDDADA
- the ispA gene encoding (2E,6E)-farnesyl diphosphate synthase — translated: MPDRDTVTARLAAWQARIEAALDRVLPSPDTEPARLHAAMRHAALNGGKRIRPALVYATGVAFGLEDAALDDAALAVELVHCYSLVHDDLPAMDDDDLRRGQPTVHIAFDEATAILAGDALQTLAFARIADAPLGDATRVALLRELAQASGAAGMCGGQALDIDATGRRIDITRLERLHAMKTGALLRASVRMGAIAAGAGEAERIALDRYADALGLAFQIRDDLLDIEGDSATLGKTAGKDIAQDKATFPALIGVEASRARLATLAGTMHDALAALPGDTDALAALARRVIEREN
- a CDS encoding DUF4870 domain-containing protein, coding for MTIDDTLPPPAPSAVSQDDRLWAAGAHVGALLAALLTSWFAGIAGAAAALVVWFLVRDRSAFAAEHAKEAFNFNLSMFLYAVASILLVVFTLGIGILVALPIWIILGLAWLIFTIIAAIKAYDGQPYRYPLTIRLLK
- a CDS encoding DUF4870 domain-containing protein, with translation MNQPFETSSAVSSDDRTMAMLAHLLGILTAFIGPLVIWLINKDKPEKAFVNDQAKEALNFQITVTIAYIVASALSVILIGLLLIPVIMIANLVLCILAGLKANEGVAYRYPFALRVIN